A single window of Nicotiana sylvestris chromosome 3, ASM39365v2, whole genome shotgun sequence DNA harbors:
- the LOC104240156 gene encoding uncharacterized protein At3g17950, whose protein sequence is MLDPASDLVPPPSSPTISSVSSSDLDTESTGSFFHDRSITLGTLMGVTFQAITFRAPSMTQNRQSNVESSVGAGSSRKNRKSKKSRVAAAAAAAEEEERRNCRRRRWWRLCRDECDSKPASLGEYLEVERRLGDGTIDGGAAAAAAAAAELEGVVIDAQPTNGRTLFADGRVLPPVEAEEESSSAGGLGLCRFSVASLSGICSRGAGCVG, encoded by the exons ATGTTGGATCCGGCGAGTGATTTGGTACCACCACCTTCTTCTCCAACAATTTCATCAGTTTCTTCTTCTGATCTCGACACTGAG TCTACAGGTTCATTTTTTCATGATCGGAGTATAACTTTAGGGACGCTCATGGGAGTTACATTCCAGGCGATCACGTTTAGAGCTCCATCGATGACTCAGAACCGCCAATCGAACGTTGAGAGCTCCGTCGGCGCGGGGAGTTCTCGGAAGAACAGGAAGTCGAAGAAGAGTAGGGTGGCGGCTGCGGCCGCGGCGGCGGAAGAGGAGGAGCGTAGGAATTGCCGACGGCGGAGGTGGTGGAGGCTTTGCAGAGACGAATGCGACTCCAAACCTGCTTCGCTCGGGGAGTATCTCGAAGTCGAGCGGAGGTTGGGAGACGGAACGATTGACGGCGGTGCGGCCGCCGCTGCAGCGGCGGCGGCTGAGCTTGAAGGTGTCGTCATCGACGCGCAGCCGACTAACGGAAGGACGTTATTCGCCGACGGGAGAGTTCTTCCGCCGGTAGAAGCTGAGGAAGAATCATCGTCGGCGGGAGGTTTGGGGTTGTGTAGATTTTCTGTGGCGTCGCTCTCCGGAATCTGTAGCCGTGGTGCTGGCTGCGTTGGATAA